In Benincasa hispida cultivar B227 chromosome 8, ASM972705v1, whole genome shotgun sequence, the sequence TTTGCATCAACAGATAAGGTTGTCAATAATTTCCCCTTATACTTTCCATATAGATTAGTTCCATCAATCTGGATTAATGGCCTACAATGGTTAAACCCTTCCAGAAGACCAAAAAACTCATCCAAAAATAGTCGTACCTGGCACATCAGAGGGAAAGAAAAACCAGTCTGTTCGTGCTCCTAGGTTGTAATGAACAACAACACTCAGCCAATACGAAAGCTCcaaatatgatttctcccaatcgCCAAACACAACAATTGACGtttttctcttggcttgccacacccgtctataattaacattatagcGATATTGTCTTTTAATGGCTTCTTAAAGTAGGGCCACAGGTACTCCAGGATCAGCTCTAACCAAATTCTGAATTTCGAtactcatgaaatttgaatccaGTTGTTAATGATCCTGTATCAACtctgaaaacaaacatgagtgttctccttgaagttttgtgatttcgaacatcccatgagttttgCGTCGACATGCCCATAGCCTCCAAGCACAACCGTCACTCCAGGATTTACATTTAACATACCAAAGGTCctgatttgattccactacgACAATTTCGCAGTGTTctgtcacacaatatttttttacagcaaGCTGTAAATCTTATTTGGTATTAAACAACATTCCCGTATTAAACTACAGTTATCTACTTCTACATTTCTTTCTTCCAAAGTAGACCCTAGTTCAAACGTTGAATTTGTCatttcccaatctatttggTTGAACATTTCTGacggtaccaactcaagatcttGTTCACCACTACcgtcgtttccaaataattcatccacTTCAACGTCGATGTCACTATCTCCATTATTTCAAAGTTCAAGAATTACTAAATCTTCAGgacgcatcgacatatttattatgtttttttcaactgttatagttgacaaaaaatacGTTAATATGTCAACCTAACAAActctaatttctaagttttctaagtttaaatcaatcatACATAAGCTATACATATAagatttttaagtttaaatcaatccaaacaaataaaaaaaatgtaagatcagcccaaaaacatacataaactaaatcatacataagctaaatcatacacaaactatataatacataaactaaatcgtacataaactatacataaattaaataatacataaactaaatcatacatacactatacataaactaaatcatacacaaactatatataaactaaatcaaACACAAAACTATACAACATAAAttatacataaactatataatacactatacataaactatacataaattatacatacataaaatatacatacataaactatatataaattatacatacataaactatacatacactatacataaactatacaaaaATGTAGGaatataccaagcaaaattcagcccaaaaacatgcaaaaacatacatataaatacaaATCAGCCcaactagaaaaaaaattataccaaGCAAAATTCAGCAGCAAAAAATGTAGGAAAATCGagcaacacgaccgctacaatGGAGGATTTGGTGAGGATCAAATGGAGAACTGAAAGTCGAGCAAAATcgaaattttgaaagatttcGGTAAAATAGAGGCTTCGATGAGTAAAATCAACGAGATTTTGGTAGGTAGAAGGGAGGAATCGATGGTTTCAATGAGGGAAAACGATGATAAGCGGTGGTGAGGAATAACAATAGGTATTttggtgaggaagaagaaggttcGGGCGGAGCTTTTAAGGCGTGGaagtcgtgtacccggtacacgacttAGGGTAATCATGTACCTGGTACACAATTCCCTCAGTCAAACCTGCATGCCTGCCATGCCAGACTGGGTGTGCCAGGTGGACAGGGaatcgtgtacccgatacacgatTTAGGCCTTAGTACACGATTTAAACACTAGTTTTGGGAATACTTTCTCCCAactctatttttgtcattatttattaagaaacattatttaaaaaaaaatctcaacttaataagcctctatttttaaaattaggcgtttattaaaaaaaaaatcgagagTAATATTATAAGTAGTTTTGAAAGAgaatgaatattatttttaaacaaataacaaagattaagagttttttttttaataattcaaaatttacttCAAATGGCTTGTTAACATAAAAGTGAGGAGTTTACATAGAATTTTCAATGATCTTAAAACAGAGAAAATTGGCTTGAAATGTATTTAAATAGTTACCCAGAACCAGAATAtggcaaaaataaataaaaaaaataaaaaaataaaaaggaaccAATCACAAAATGACAGGTCGACACTTTACTTGGATTTCCCATTCTCGAATTCTCGACTTTTCCAGCTGCGGCTGTCAAGCACGATAAATTCAAAATACTCTCAAAGGccatattattatcattattcaATTACTATAACTTACATAaccttattttaatttcttttaattatcgTGACATCAGAGCCTATTGCACCGTCAcgcatttaattataaatacaaATACACCCCCGTATTTTGCAACATTTAGAACTAAAAAcatgattatttattaattcaacCGAGACAAGAGCAGTGGTTatcattataataattaaaatcttaATCGTAAATATCACTAAAAGCTACCCTATACTGTTTATAGAACCGCCGTCATGATGACTTTCATGTGTGTTGTCTCCCTCTGTCACGCATTAACACCATTCAATCTAAGTTACCCAAAAACAATAACTGTATTAAGAAATATAATTTGCATGTTATTATTTGGATGAACTAATATTCTAAAGCTAAtacattattattatgtttatttaattagaaTGATTAGCATATAAATTCGAGCTAATATTAATGGTAGAGCGTAACCTCGTATGCCAGTCACGTGGGTGGTTATGTGGTAAGGCACCCGTGTGTGCCACGTATGCGAATCATGGACAGGGGCACTGTGAGGAAATCGTAGCCGTACATTTTAATTGTTAAGCTTTGTTATTGTGCACGTGATCACACCAGATGACGTCAAactgttttttttatattattctttaatggttgaaattttaaaatattaggaATTAGTGAATAGGTATATTTAGTTGGTAGATGTTAAATAAATACATTGACGAAGCGGGGCCACTCGGAGGGGTCATggattaaataaattaaacaagacaattgttttttaaaagcGATTTTTAAAATGGCGCAATAATTTAACCGAGCAGTatggttgttttttttaataatagaaatatttgaaatttttaagaaaatcataaaataaagaaaatgtcaGATGGGGAAAGGAAAGTGTGTAGGACAGAAAAATGCAAGCGTCAAGGCGCGGGAGACCCGGGATGTCGTGGACATTACGCACACGTGTCAATCACGCGTgcgaatttaatttttatttttaattaaatatgtagaATACTGAAATTAGAGAGACTTGGATGAGAGATGGAAAGTATACGCTTAATTATACTCCtcatattttacatttttttaaattaagttaacatgtttattacctatattaaatttattttcttccttttttatgttttataaatattttagacataatgaaaatgttatttatataaatattaagctaagagtttttttttttttttttttaagtgcaATTCATGTCAATCTTAAAGTAGGGAATACATGTCATTTTTACTTTAGTTATACTCATTTTGATAATTTAAGACTAAGAGATCTTTAGTTTTGGAAATGTTGACCAAATTTTGTATGcaatcatattaaataattgcaataggtagcatttttaggattaataattaaatatattgtaatatttttaaaaaattgtaaatatagcaaaatctatccgTAATAGACTTTATTGTCAATAGACTCTTATCAGTgatatatcactgatagactccaaaagttgaatttaaattttactatgCCTACAAATTATTTTGCATTGTGCTATATTTAATAATACTTTGGATCGGAatattatatttgcaattgcCTATTATATTATATACTGTATCTAAAATgtctgttatttatttatttattttcgatCACAAAACTTCTATTTATTAGCGTTCGGCTGCCAACTAAATTGGTTTTTTGTTTCGTTAGGTCCATCATTTGTAAGGTATTCATTGTACTAAATAGactcataatatatatattttaaaaaagacatacaataaggaaaaaaaaatttaaaaattaagatcGAAACATATcaaactcattttttaatcGTACACAAGCttgttgatttaatttatttcttaaaaaatggtatttatttttaattctataatttAGTAGACGTGTTTTTTCCATAtctatattttagattttttagaGAATGATGTGTCACCATGTTCATATCACGTAAGATCCATGTTTTTTAGAGCTCAACTAGTGGTCACAATAGCCCAAAGGTTGTTTTGAACTATAATTTTCAATTCTCAAAGATTAGAATGTGccttttgaaattatatatatatatacatatatatatatatatatatatatatatatattaatgcaTTCTCGTTAGTATCTTTATTTAGTTAACAACTTGTTATAGGAGtgagatttcaaaatttttcactTTTTCGAGAAGTCCAtatattttaactaagtgagcTACGTTCAAGTTAATGAGTTATATTTCAAACCGGCCAGATTATAGGGTCAGATGTCAACAAAGTAGTGTCACAATCATCTCAACAGTATGGGTTACAAAGTAATTTAGAGCCCAATTGAAACTTTACTGCATTAATAGGCCTGCTTGTCCACACTATATATTgctaaaattttctttcaagtaCAATGACTGCTTACAACATTCTATCACCTCTACcatagttttttctttcttttctaagTACAACTGTAGAAAAGGCATAGGATCTATGGATCAATTACTTAGAAGTAATTTTGTGCAGTAATTCTTCTTATCTAATAGAAAAGGATCCCATGATTGTGAACCGATCTTACTTGGGATTGCAAATCTCAAGTTTGTCTATGAAGAACGGATCTATTCAATATTCACAAGGATAAATATGAATAAATTCCATAACCAAAGGTTGATCATATCATTTACCTAACACTGACAATATTGTAGTGATGATTCATGGGAATTAACATTCTTTAGGACGGATTGTATtttgaaacaaataaaaaaataatcatctTTGCAATCTTTCTAAAGCCAAACACATCCTTAAAGCCTTAACCTACCTGGTTTACAACTTACAAGTTCTAGCCTGAGAGAACTTTTTACCATTTACTTTGTTCTCCCTCTTTTCCTTCCCTTAACAGCAGTTGCAGATTGCCCGCTTTTCGACATCCCACCAACAGCCTTTCTCGTCCCACCAGGGCCTTTCTTTACCCTAGAAGTCGAAGTTTCTTTCTTTGCCAACTCCATTGAGGAATGGGGATTAgcattatttcttcttcttccatttgggGTTTTAACATCTCCTGGATTGACTTCTTTCTGAGGTACATTACGTTTAGCAGGCTGTGAACGACGAGGTTTTGCCATCAGATCACAGGTTTGTGTTCTCTGGTTGTGAGGGCTGTGAGCTACCATATTGCTAGAGCTCTTCATTAGTTTTTGAAATGTACTTGAAATTAGGCTTCTGAGCAGCACTGCAGACTGGTGCTCCCGGGAATTCGGCGAGTAGAAGACGATGGCATTGTTAGCAAGCAACAACAGATCTCTGTACAGCTCCTTTTTTGTCGTTGTGTAATGACTTGCAACTCTTGATCTTATTGTTTCAATATCCAAATGTTGCCGGATTAGTTTCTTGTATCTACCTCTCCTCTGTTACATATTCACATGTTCATAAGCAACAAACTTGTTGAGTCAAAACAGTTATTTGTTCTTTCTTACATTCTAAATTTGGTTTATTCAATAACTAGATGCAACCATGTTGAGAGAACCCAATTCAAGAAAAGGGAGAGCATCTTTGTTGTATTGTACCTGACTATCAAGGCGACGACGAAATACGGTGGCAGTTTTGTTCTCTGCAACAGAGTTAAAAGCAGCCATTAGAACATCAACTCCATCCATGGTTGAGCTTCTGCTTGCTTCATTTGCATCAGAAGATTCACGAGCCTCAAATGAGTTGCAACATGAGTTTTCTTTAGACTGTGAAACAGTTGAAGGGTTAACTGAATCGGACAAGTTATTTTCCCCACTACTTCCTTCCTTAACTTCCCTATTACAATCCTTCCTCTTTCTCTTCCCTCTTGATCTCTTCCTTACTGTTCCTCCTTGGCTTTCATACAATACCCCTCCCAACTTCCCAATCCTTGAGGCTTTTCCCCGTTCAAGAGACTCTGATGGTTCTGGTTTAATCTCCGTCTCTTCGGTCGACAGCGGAGCCGGCTGGCATTCGATTGAACTGCACGTCGTGTTTTCCTGTGTGAAGCTACCGGCAGATAGCTCATTGGTTGGTTTCTGAACAGCTCCCCAAGATTCTGATCTGGTAGAGGCATTGACTAGAGACTTGTCTGATCCACTCCTAGACTTAAGAGCTTCAAGTTTTGATTCCAATGACCTGAAATCTATTCAACCGTAATTACCATAAAACTGAAGTAATGGAGCAAACACAGGCCTTAGATTCAATTCAACCAGTTTTTCAGCAAGAAACTAAACCTTCATCATGGATACTTGTAATGTCTTGTCAATCTAATTGCATAGTTCACATAATTGAGCGTCTCAGTCCAGATCTAAACATTGGATCTCATCTTCTTAGTTTTCCTAACGGTTGAATGCTCTGCTTTGGTCCTTGTACTctcaattttgattcattttgatcTTCACATTTTAGTCCctatctatatttttaattttagtttattttggttcatgaactttcaaaatatcATATTGGTCCCTTCAAAATGGTCCATTTTTAAAAGTATGAGGACAAAAATGAACCATAGTTAAGTACAAGGGCCTCAAAAGCAGTCACTTTCTAAAAATACAagacattttgaaaatatacgGATCAAAATGAATgacaaaaatagtattttaaacatttttcttGTGATTAAGAACATGACATCAACTGATTTAGAATATTCAGCTGCTTATATATGTTGAGTTAAACACAATGGATAGTAAACATAGCAATTTACTGACCCTATTGAGTCTTCAGAATGCTCTAGGGCTTGTCTTAGTTCCATGATTCGTTGCCGTCGAAGCTCCTCATACCAAGCCCTATTAACAAAGAATTGATATTTCAGAATCCCataaagtaaatttaattaaatttcaactTTTTAAGAATTTAACTGGGACTAATTAGAAAAAGTGGACAACACAAATTAAAaggcaaaaaggaaaaaaataaccataaatttaatctaaattCTCATATTGTTCACGAGGATAGAGATTTACTTGCATCCAACGAAACGCTTCTTCAAGTCTTCATATTTGGCCTCACAAGCCTGCAAATGCAAACATaccatttaatttaattaaattattgaattaattttgtttaaaagaaaaaatcaaactGGCCGCCGATTTAAAAAGTTTTGTTCTTTATGCGTAAACGTGTTTCTATCAACATTTTACCATTGAAACCAATAACATCTAATATATAAaagtatttataatattttaggagaaatatcaatttacaccttttttttttttttttttttttttttttttttatgaatagcCCCAAGAGAGACGTTTTGAAAACAAAGgtttttgttggttttttacTTACGTCATAATTGAGTGAAATTACTAAATGGACCAAATTGAAGTGTGTTCGTGATTCTTGCCTTCTTtagattcttcttctttttttttccgtGGCTTGTTTCGTGCTTCCAaatatgcaatttttttaaaaaaattccaatCTGCCTCCCTCTCTCTAGAATCAAAGATGGAAATAGAATGTGAATCAAAGTGAGACCAAGAAACGAGAGGAGGAAACGAGTATGAAAGATCGAGTGAGAGATAAAAGTGAGAGCGAAACTAAGAAGTGATATTAAGACCAAGGAGTGAGAAAGAAGAACGAAGGAAAAAAATTGTAGTAGTATTTGATGAGGAGCAAGATGAAGGAATGGGGTGCAAGAGGAAGGAACGAGAAGTGTCAGGCCATCGTGCACATTTTGGAGTTAAATGAGTACTTCCACATGTGGTTGATGGCAATAGAATGTCATTTTTCATTCGTTTTTAACCTTGGGCCAAATCTTAGTTGACCTATGAAAAGGTGTCGCACGTACAAAATTTTCCCAAATTTCAAGGTtgcatcaattt encodes:
- the LOC120082772 gene encoding uncharacterized protein LOC120082772; the encoded protein is MVCLHLQACEAKYEDLKKRFVGCKAWYEELRRQRIMELRQALEHSEDSIGSLESKLEALKSRSGSDKSLVNASTRSESWGAVQKPTNELSAGSFTQENTTCSSIECQPAPLSTEETEIKPEPSESLERGKASRIGKLGGVLYESQGGTVRKRSRGKRKRKDCNREVKEGSSGENNLSDSVNPSTVSQSKENSCCNSFEARESSDANEASRSSTMDGVDVLMAAFNSVAENKTATVFRRRLDSQRRGRYKKLIRQHLDIETIRSRVASHYTTTKKELYRDLLLLANNAIVFYSPNSREHQSAVLLRSLISSTFQKLMKSSSNMVAHSPHNQRTQTCDLMAKPRRSQPAKRNVPQKEVNPGDVKTPNGRRRNNANPHSSMELAKKETSTSRVKKGPGGTRKAVGGMSKSGQSATAVKGRKRGRTK